A genomic region of Arachis stenosperma cultivar V10309 chromosome 9, arast.V10309.gnm1.PFL2, whole genome shotgun sequence contains the following coding sequences:
- the LOC130951498 gene encoding putative FBD-associated F-box protein At3g50710 produces the protein MSMDRISLLPNSILCDILSYLPTKEAVSTSILSRRWRHVWKDLQVLDTEDIPFLSPRFDSYVTDILSQRSANYPIKKFRLTCYNSSEDLIVTWLDAVIGPHLQELYLCYNCINIMKRHKLPESIFTCVSLKSLVLKRFCHLNYEFPNVYLPSLKNLEFETVSVDPSKLLSGCPVLENLKLILQSITLEGFHVPTIQMPRTLKSLTFHDFTGMMEEINVREIYTPFLEYLHIKTVTSANSKLVSVINFPNMVEAYLHVCSKDGEHVGWVPVILQALRETKLLALTYHTTECLFSAPAFEVPEFHRLLKLEVDFSCFNTNFLLNFLHNCHVLEALVIFVWKRAYDHPVEYNGPRPPSMVPNCLTSHLRSFEFGGYRNSTDEREFIACLLQRGLVLKTVTIDPDSDLDQETKYNIVKGLSAIPRGSPICQLNFI, from the exons ATGAGCATGGATAGGATCAGTTTGTTACCGAACTCTATCCTTTGCGACATTCTTTCATACCTCCCAACAAAAGAAGCTGTATCCACCAGCATCCTCTCTCGCAGGTGGCGCCATGTTTGGAAGGATCTCCAAGTCCTTGACACAGAGGATATACCCTTTTTGTCCCCTCGGTTTGATTCATATGTGACTGATATTCTATCTCAGCGCAGTGCAAATTACCCTATTAAAAAGTTTCGCCTCACTTGCTATAATAGTTCAGAGGATCTCATCGTAACATGGCTTGATGCCGTCATTGGTCCCCATCTCCAGGAACTCTATCTCTGCTATAACTGCATTAATATAATGAAGAGACACAAGTTGCCTGAATCTATATTCACTTGTGTATCACTCAAATCCCTTGTTTTGAAACGTTTTTGTCATTTGAATTATGAGTTTCCAAATGTTTATCTACCATCCCTCAAGAACCTAGAGTTCGAAACCGTCTCTGTGGACCCCAGCAAGCTTTTATCCGGCTGCCCTGTTCTTGAAAATCTTAAGCTCATTCTACAGAGCATAACCCTAGAAGGTTTTCATGTACCCACAATTCAGATGCCTCGCACATTGAAAAGTTTAACCTTTCATGATTTCACTGGCATGATGGAAGAGATTAACGTTCGGGAAATATACACTCCATTTCTTGAATACCTGCATATCAAAACAGTGACCTCGGCGAACTCTAAGCTAGTATCAGTTATCAATTTTCCCAACATGGTGGAGGCATATCTTCATGTTTGTTCTAAAGATGGTGAGCATGTAGGTTGGGTACCCGTGATTCTCCAGGCACTCCGTGAAACCAAATTGTTGGCATTGACATATCACACAACGGAG TGCTTATTTAGTGCTCCGGCTTTCGAGGTTCCAGAATTTCACCGTTTGCTCAAGCTAGAGGTtgatttttcatgtttcaacACAAACTTCCTGCTAAACTTCCTTCATAATTGTCATGTACTTGAAGCTCTTGTAATTTTTGTTTGGAAG CGAGCATATGATCACCCGGTGGAATATAATGGGCCAAGACCACCAAGCATGGTTCCCAATTGTTTGACATCACATCTCAGGAGTTTTGAGTTTGGAGGATATAGAAACTCTACAGATGAGCGTGAATTTATTGCATGTCTTTTACAAAGAGGACTTGTTTTGAAAACAGTCACAATTGATCCTGATTCTGATTTGGACCAAGAGACAAAGTACAATATTGTCAAGGGATTATCTGCTATACCGAGGGGCTCTCCAATATGTCAGCTTAATTTCATTTGA
- the LOC130951706 gene encoding putative FBD-associated F-box protein At3g50710 isoform X1 produces the protein MRPIKLPESIFTCVLLKSLVLIHGRYLDNYPEFPNVYLPSLKNLHLDPVDVDPSKLLSGCPVIENLKLILQKTTREGSYVYAPTIQMPRTLKSLTFEDYTSLMEEINVREIYTPFLQYLRVRTVASPKLQVSAINFPNMVEAHLHIFHERLEHGVWVPKLLQALRETKLLALKYATTQLSFTQCLFSAPAFEFPEFHRLLKLEVHLPCFNTNFMLNFLHNCHVLEALVIHIWGYYSHPVEEYNGPTPPTMVLNCVTSYLKSFEFREYQDTADEHEFIAYLLQRGLVLKNLTIHLESNLDQETKYNIVKGLSAIPRRSTICQLNFIDQNPI, from the exons ATGAGACCAATCAAGTTGCCTGAATCCATATTCACTTGTGTATTACTCAAGTCCCTTGTTTTGATACATGGTAGATATTTGGATAATTATCCAGAGTTTCCAAATGTTTATCTGCCATCCCTCAAGAATCTACACTTGGATCCCGTCGACGTGGACCCCAGCAAACTTTTATCCGGCTGCCCTGTTATTGAAAATCTTAAGCTCATTCTACAGAAGACGACCCGAGAAGGTTCTTATGTTTATGCACCTACAATCCAGATGCCTCGCACATTGAAAAGTTTAACCTTTGAAGATTACACTAGCTTGATGGAAGAGATTAACGTTCGGGAAATATACACTCCATTTCTTCAATACCTGCGTGTGAGAACAGTGGCCTCCCCGAAGCTACAGGTATCAGCTATCAATTTTCCCAACATGGTGGAGGCACatcttcatatttttcatgaACGTCTTGAGCATGGGGTTTGGGTGCCCAAGCTTCTCCAGGCACTCCGCGAAACAAAATTGTTGGCATTGAAATATGCAACAACACAG TTATCTTTTACACAGTGCTTATTTAGTGCTCCGGCTTTCGAGTTTCCAGAATTTCACCGTTTGCTCAAGCTAGAGGTTCATCTTCCATGTTTCAACACAAACTTCATGCTAAACTTCCTTCATAATTGTCATGTACTTGAAGCTCTTGTAATTCATATTTGG GGATATTATTCTCACCCGGTGGAGGAGTATAATGGGCCAACACCACCAACCATGGTTCTGAATTGTGTGACATCATATCTCAAGAGTTTTGAGTTTAGAGAATATCAAGACACTGCAGATGAGCATGAGTTTATTGCATATCTTTTACAAAGAGGACTTGTTTTGAAGAACTTGACCATTCATCTTGAATCTAATTTGGACCAAGAGACAAAGTACAATATTGTCAAGGGATTATCTGCTATACCGAGGCGCTCTACAATATGTCAGCTAAATTTCATTGATCAAAATCCCATTTAA
- the LOC130951706 gene encoding putative FBD-associated F-box protein At3g50710 isoform X2, producing the protein MRPIKLPESIFTCVLLKSLVLIHGRYLDNYPEFPNVYLPSLKNLHLDPVDVDPSKLLSGCPVIENLKLILQKTTREGSYVYAPTIQMPRTLKSLTFEDYTSLMEEINVREIYTPFLQYLRVRTVASPKLQVSAINFPNMVEAHLHIFHERLEHGVWVPKLLQALRETKLLALKYATTQCLFSAPAFEFPEFHRLLKLEVHLPCFNTNFMLNFLHNCHVLEALVIHIWGYYSHPVEEYNGPTPPTMVLNCVTSYLKSFEFREYQDTADEHEFIAYLLQRGLVLKNLTIHLESNLDQETKYNIVKGLSAIPRRSTICQLNFIDQNPI; encoded by the exons ATGAGACCAATCAAGTTGCCTGAATCCATATTCACTTGTGTATTACTCAAGTCCCTTGTTTTGATACATGGTAGATATTTGGATAATTATCCAGAGTTTCCAAATGTTTATCTGCCATCCCTCAAGAATCTACACTTGGATCCCGTCGACGTGGACCCCAGCAAACTTTTATCCGGCTGCCCTGTTATTGAAAATCTTAAGCTCATTCTACAGAAGACGACCCGAGAAGGTTCTTATGTTTATGCACCTACAATCCAGATGCCTCGCACATTGAAAAGTTTAACCTTTGAAGATTACACTAGCTTGATGGAAGAGATTAACGTTCGGGAAATATACACTCCATTTCTTCAATACCTGCGTGTGAGAACAGTGGCCTCCCCGAAGCTACAGGTATCAGCTATCAATTTTCCCAACATGGTGGAGGCACatcttcatatttttcatgaACGTCTTGAGCATGGGGTTTGGGTGCCCAAGCTTCTCCAGGCACTCCGCGAAACAAAATTGTTGGCATTGAAATATGCAACAACACAG TGCTTATTTAGTGCTCCGGCTTTCGAGTTTCCAGAATTTCACCGTTTGCTCAAGCTAGAGGTTCATCTTCCATGTTTCAACACAAACTTCATGCTAAACTTCCTTCATAATTGTCATGTACTTGAAGCTCTTGTAATTCATATTTGG GGATATTATTCTCACCCGGTGGAGGAGTATAATGGGCCAACACCACCAACCATGGTTCTGAATTGTGTGACATCATATCTCAAGAGTTTTGAGTTTAGAGAATATCAAGACACTGCAGATGAGCATGAGTTTATTGCATATCTTTTACAAAGAGGACTTGTTTTGAAGAACTTGACCATTCATCTTGAATCTAATTTGGACCAAGAGACAAAGTACAATATTGTCAAGGGATTATCTGCTATACCGAGGCGCTCTACAATATGTCAGCTAAATTTCATTGATCAAAATCCCATTTAA
- the LOC130947990 gene encoding putative FBD-associated F-box protein At5g56820, with protein MIDPITLGYPSNPKPVNPTAEKAKPSTMNMDRISFLPDSILCDILSYLPTKQAVSTSILSRRWRHVWKDLQVLDIEDRPFWSRRGYRFDSYVNAILSQRSANYPIKKFRLTSYNSSEDLILTWLDAVIGPHLQELYLFIGLMRRIKLPESIFTCVSLKSLVLKRYSHLNYYPEFPNVYLPSLKNLELDIVSVDPSKLLSSCPVLEVLKLILQNTTQEGFHVYVPTIQMPRTLKSLTFEDYTSLMEEINVREIYTPFLEYLHMRTVASANSELQVSVINFPNMVEAHLDLCHESVEHGAWVPKLFKALRETKLLALKYETTQCLFSAPAFEFPEFHRLLNLELDVPCFNTNFLLNFLHNCHVLEALVICIWKRAYAHPVEYNGPRPPSMVPNCLTSHLRSFEFRGYQDSTDEREFIAYLLQRGLVLKTVTIHLKSDFDLETKYIIVKGLSAIPRGSPICQLNFIDHNHG; from the exons ATGATTGATCCAATAACCCTTGGTTATCCTTCAAATCCTAAACCAGTAAACCCTACAGCTGAGAAAGCCAAACCATCAACCATGAACATGGATAGGATCAGTTTCTTACCCGACTCTATCCTTTGCGACATTCTCTCATACCTCCCAACAAAACAAGCTGTATCCACCAGCATCCTCTCTCGCAGGTGGCGCCATGTTTGGAAGGATCTACAAGTCCTTGACATAGAGGATAGACCCTTTTGGTCCCGTCGGGGATATCGGTTTGATTCATATGTGAATGCTATTCTATCTCAGCGCAGTGCAAATTACCCTATCAAAAAGTTTCGCCTCACTTCCTATAATAGTTCAGAGGATCTCATCTTAACATGGCTTGATGCCGTCATTGGTCCCCATCTCCAGGAACTCTATCTCTTCATTGGTTTAATGAGGAGAATCAAGTTGCCTGAATCTATATTCACTTGTGTATCACTCAAGTCCCTTGTTTTGAAACGTTATAGTCATTTGAATTATTATCCAGAGTTTCCAAATGTTTATCTGCCATCCCTCAAGAATCTAGAGTTGGATATCGTCTCTGTGGACCCCAGCAAGCTTTTATCCAGCTGCCCTGTTCTTGAAGTTCTTAAGCTCATTCTACAGAACACGACCCAAGAAGGTTTTCATGTTTATGTACCTACAATCCAGATGCCTCGCACATTGAAAAGTTTAACCTTTGAAGATTACACTAGCTTGATGGAAGAGATTAACGTTCGGGAAATATACACTCCATTTCTTGAATACCTGCATATGAGAACGGTGGCCTCGGCGAACTCTGAGCTACAGGTATCAGTTATCAATTTTCCCAACATGGTGGAGGCACATCTTGATCTTTGTCATGAAAGTGTTGAGCATGGGGCTTGGGTGCCCAAGCTCTTCAAGGCACTCCGCGAAACAAAATTGTTGGCATTGAAATATGAAACAACACAG TGCTTATTTAGTGCTCCAGCTTTCGAGTTTCCAGAATTTCACCGTTTGCTCAATCTAGAGCTTGATGTTCCATGTTTCAACACAAACTTCCTGCTAAACTTCCTTCATAATTGTCATGTACTTGAAGCTCTTGTAATTTGTATTTGGAAG CGAGCATATGCTCACCCTGTGGAATATAATGGGCCAAGACCACCAAGCATGGTTCCCAATTGTTTGACATCACATCTCAGGAGTTTTGAGTTTAGAGGATATCAAGACTCTACAGATGAGCGTGAATTTATTGCATATCTTTTACAAAGAGGACTTGTTTTGAAGACCGTGACAATTCATCTTAAATCTGATTTCGACCTAGAGACAAAGTACATTATTGTCAAGGGATTATCTGCTATACCGAGGGGCTCTCCAATATGTCAGCTTAATTTCATTGACCACAATCATG GTTGA
- the LOC130951127 gene encoding cystinosin homolog → MASWNSVPLHVSYEVLGWFAFACWSISFYPQVILNFRRKSVVGLNFDFVVLNLTKHTAYLIYNASLYFSSAIQKQYKDKYGQKEMIPVAANDVAFSAHAVLLTAISLFQIAIYERGGQRISKIALGILLVAWSIAAVCFFVSLHNHHWLWLLSIFSGIQVCMTIIKYIPQAVMNFRRKSTEGWSIGNILLDLSGGIANYLQMVMQSVDQGSWVNFYGNIGKLLLSLVSVFFDILFICQHYLLYPSKRRRSETNIEHDNVKPSDRQSSENV, encoded by the exons ATGGCTTCTTGGAATTCAGTTCCTCTCCACGTTTCCTATGAAGTTCTTGGCTGGTTTGCTTTTGCTTGTTGGTCAATCAGCTTCTATCCACAAgtcattctgaatttcagaaGGAAGag TGTGGTGGGGTTGAACTTCGATTTTGTAGTGCTGAATCTGACCAAGCACACAGCCTATCTTATATACAATGCTTCTCTGTACTTTAGTTCTGCTATTCAGAAACAGTACAAAGACAAATATGGTCAAAAAGAG ATGATACCAGTGGCGGCAAATGATGTTGCTTTTTCAGCCCATGCTGTTCTGCTGACAGCAATTTCGTTGTTTCAGATTGCAATCTATGAA CGCGGAGGACAAAGAATCTCTAAAATCGCCCTTGGAATCCTTCTTGTTGCTTGGTCAATTGCAGCAGTGTGTTTCTTTGTATCTTTGCACAATCATCATTGGCTTTGGCTACTCTCTATTTTCAG TGGAATCCAAGTATGCATgactattataaaatatattccTCAG GCAGTGATGAACTTTAGAAGAAAAAGTACAGAGGGTTGGAGCATTGGTAATATTCTACTAGACTTGTCTGGAGGCATAGCAAACTATTTACAAATGGTTATGCAATCTGTTGATCAAG GCTCTTGGGTCAACTTTTATGGAAACATAGGGAAACTACTATTATCCCTG GTGTCGGTATTCTTTGACATCCTCTTCATATGCCAACATTACCTGCTATATCCTTCAAAAAGACGCAGATCAGAGACAAATATTGAACATGATAATGTTAAGCCTTCTGATCGCCAATCCTCGGAGAATGTTTGA